From Quercus lobata isolate SW786 chromosome 1, ValleyOak3.0 Primary Assembly, whole genome shotgun sequence, one genomic window encodes:
- the LOC115982914 gene encoding OVARIAN TUMOR DOMAIN-containing deubiquitinating enzyme 12-like, whose amino-acid sequence MTTYEQDPDVVRWGLQLFDSDPYSSCGYYGTIMQPDVDYYHGQYFKEDNYDTECGNSENDELIAQALEEQLSQLTIVESPGYPDEELEHLQVSSFSQDWVEQSMGNCSSGQECDREEVDDMGPTTSCSSPEEIMYYGDELLYLSDLTDEHALDGEVGKRLNQMVPVPHIPRINGEIPSVDEATLDHQRLLDRLQLYGLIEQKVQGDGNCQFRALSDQFYRTPEHHIFVREQVINQLKTSPDIYEGYVPMAYDDYLEKMSKSGEWGDHVTLQAAADSYGVKIFVITSFKDTCYIEILPNVERSKRVICLSFWAEVHYNPIYPEEGDELPASVVKKKKRRWMSRNKHLESLDQD is encoded by the exons ATGACTACATATGAGCAAGATCCTGATGTTGTTCGATGGGGTCTTCAGCTATTTGACAGCGATCCGTATTCTAGTTGTGGGTACTATGGCACCATTATGCAACCTGATGTGGATTATTATCATGGACAGTATTTTAAGGAAGATAATTATGATACAGAATGTGGAAATTCAGAAAATGATGAGCTTATTGCTCAAGCTCTTGAAGAGCAGCTATCACAACTTACAATTGTAGAATCACCCGGATATCCAGATGAAGAATTGGAGCATTTGCAAGTATCTTCCTTCTCACAAGATTGGGTTGAGCAATCTATGGGAAACTGTAGCTCTG GGCAGGAGTGTGACCGTGAAGAAGTTGATGATATGGGGCCTACtacttcatgttcttccccTGAAGAAATTATGTACTATGGGGATGAGTTGTTATATTTATCAGATTTGACAGATGAGCATGCTCTTGATGGAGAAGTGGGGAAAAGGTTGAATCAGATGGTTCCTGTTCCT CATATACCGAGAATCAATGGGGAAATACCCTCAGTTGATGAAGCAACTTTAGATCATCAAAGGCTACTGGACAG ATTGCAGTTATATGGGTTGATTGAGCAGAAAGTTCAAGGAGATGGTAATTGTCAG TTCCGTGCTCTATCGGATCAATTTTATCGAACACCTGAGCACCACATATTTGTCAGAGAGCAAGTTATAAATCAG CTTAAGACTTCCCCGGATATATATGAGGGATATGTTCCCATGGCTTATGATGACTATTTGGAGAAGATGTCCAA GAGTGGTGAATGGGGTGATCATGTCACTTTGCAGGCTGCTGCAGACTCG TATGGTGTTAAAATATTTGTCATAACATCTTTCAAGGACACCTGCTACATTGAGATTCTTCCTAATGTTGAGAGGTCGAAGCGAG TAATTTGTTTGAGCTTTTGGGCAGAGGTGCACTACAACCCAATATATCCTGAGGAGGGAG ATGAGCTGCCAGCATCTGTggttaagaagaagaaaagaaggtgGATGTCGAGAAATAAGCATTTGGAGTCACTGGATCAAGACTGA
- the LOC115982931 gene encoding ABC transporter G family member 28-like — protein MSREKKANACHCYLSVRVFFLVIILIVLAFSMRVDCAADDGTDDYGDGTTNYDSPAAQEILSELVYNSVSNYTSIFKDDISRDYGFCITDVDSDWNGAFNFSKNSNFVSACARKTRGDLTKRLCTAAEVKFYFSSFLTTTSTKKTNYLKPNKNCNLTSWVSGCEPGWACSAGSKKVDLKNGKDMPARTTNCSACCEGFFCPNGLTCMIPCPLGAYCPAAKLNKSTGVCEPYRYQLSPGKPNHTCGGADNWADILSSGEVFCPAGSYCPSTVQKLPCRKGHYCRAGSTSEQKCLKFTTCEAKSENQNISAYGVMFFAGLSILLLLIYNCSDQVLATRERRLAKSREKAVQSVRETAQAREKWKSAKDIAKKHAIGLQTQFSRTFSRRKSLRHSEQLKGGGQAKLGSDAAWPPVPLNSPGASQEIHVASKGKKKDKSDLTKIINSIENDPDSNEGFNLEIGDKNIKKHAPKGKQLHTQSQMFRYAYGQIEKEKALQEQHKNLTFSGVISMASDIEIRKRPTIEVAFKDLTLTLKGKNKHLLRCVTGKILPGRVSAVMGPSGAGKTTFLSALAGKATGCTMSGMILINGKVESIYSYKKIIGFVPQDDIVHGNLTVEENLWFSARCRLSADLPKAEKVLVVERVIESLGLQNVRDSLVGTVEKRGISGGQRKRVNVGLEMVMEPSLLILDEPTSGLDSSSSQLLLRALRREALEGVNICMVIHQPSYSLFRMFDDLILLAKGGLTVYHGPVKKLEEYFASLGITVPERVNPPDYFIDILEGIVKLSSSTGVTYKELPVRWMLHNGYPVPMDMLQIVDGMAAANGENSSPGPNISNAESDSRSFAGEFWQDVKFSVELKKDNIQHNFLKSNDLSDRKTPSVFQQYRHFLGRVGKQRLREARTLAVDFLILLLAGICLGTLAKVSDETFGSLGYTYTVIAVSLLCKISALRSFALDKLHYWRESASGISSLAYFLSKDTIDHFNTLVKPLVYLSMFYFFNNPRSSVLDNYIILVCLVYCVTGIAYSFAIFLEPGPAQLWSVLLPVVLTLIATNNNDSKVVDAIADLCYPKWALEAFVIANAKRYSGVWLITRCGSLMTSGYDLNHWYRCLAFLILTGILFRAIAFFFMVTFQKK, from the exons ATGAGCAGAGAGAAGAAAGCTAACGCGTGTCACTGCTATCTCTCTGTTCGGGTCTTCTTCCTCGTGATTATCCTCATTGTCTTGGCTTTCTCAATGCGCGTGGACTGTGCTGCCGATGACGGCACCGACGACTACGGCGACGGCACCACTAACTACGACAGTCCCGCCGCCCAGGAGATATTGTCGGAGCTCGTCTACAACAGCGTTTCTAATTACACCTCCATCTTCAAAGACGACATCTCCAGAGACTATGGTTTCTGCATTACCGACGT GGATTCTGATTGGAATGGAGCTTTCAATTTCTCCAAAAACTCAAATTTCGTTTCCGCTTGTGCTAGAAAGACTAGAG GAGATTTAACAAAGCGATTGTGCACAGCAGCAGAAGTAAAGTTCTACTTTAGCAGTTTCTTAACAACTacatcaacaaagaaaaccAATTACTTGAAACCTAACAAGAACTGTAATTTAACCTCATGGGTTTCTGGGTGTGAGCCTGGATGGGCTTGTAGTGCTGGTTCTAAGAAAGTTGACCTCAAAAATGGGAAGGACATGCCTGCTAGGACTACTAATTGTTCGGCTTGTTGTGAGGGATTTTTCTGTCCTAATGGTCTTACTTGCATGATAC CTTGCCCATTGGGTGCTTACTGCCCAGCTGCAAAACTCAATAAATCTACTGGTGTTTGTGAACC ATACCGATATCAGTTGTCTCCTGGGAAGCCAAATCATACTTGTGGTGGAGCAGATAATTGGGCTGATATCTTGAGTAGTGGTGAGGTATTCTGTCCAGCAGGATCATACTGTCCATCTACTGTCCAAAAACTTCCTTGCCGTAAAGG ACATTATTGCAGGGCAGGTTCAACATCTGAACAAA AATGTTTGAAGTTCACAACTTGTGAGGCAAAATCAGAAAATCAGAATATAAGTGCATATGGTGTCATGTTTTTT GCTGGATTAAGTATCCTTCTTCTCCTTATATATAACTGCTCTGACCAAGTTCTTGCAACTCGAGAAAGAAGACTTGCGAAATCAAGGGAAAAGGCAGTTCAAAGTGTAAGAGAAACAGCACAAGCACGTGAAAAATGGAAATCTGCAAAAGATATTGCTAAGAAGCATGCTATTGGATTGCAAACACAATTTTCCCGTACATTTTCTCGCAGAAAATCTTTACGGCATTCAGAGCAGCTAAAAGGTGGGGGTCAGGCTAAACTTGGATCAGATGCTGCCTGGCCACCTGTGCCATTGAATTCTCCTGGTGCATCACAGGAAATACATGTAGcatcaaaaggaaagaaaaaggacaaaAGCGACCTCACAAAGATAATAAATTCTATTGAAAACGACCCTGATAGCAATGAAGGCTTCAATCTGGAGATAGGagataaaaatatcaaaaagcaTGCACCAAAGGGTAAGCAGTTGCATACTCAGAGCCAAATGTTCAGGTATGCATATGGtcaaattgaaaaggaaaaggcTTTACAAGAGCAACATAAGAATTTGACCTTCTCTGGAGTTATTTCAATGGCTAGTGATATTGAAATTAGGAAGAGGCCTACAATTGAGGTAGCTTTCAAAGATTTAACCCTCACTTTGAAAGGTAAAAACAAACATCTCTTGAGGTGTGTGACTGGGAAAATATTACCTGGCCGAGTTTCAGCTGTCATGGGCCCTTCTGGAGCTGGGAAAACAACATTTCTTTCAGCTTTGGCTGGAAAAGCAACTGGGTGCACCATGAGTGGTATGATTCTCATAAATGGAAAGGTTGAATCAATCTACTCATACAAGAAAATCATTGGTTTTGTGCCACAAGATGATATTGTGCATGGAAACTTGACAGTGGAAGAGAATCTGTGGTTTAGTGCAAGATGCAG ACTCTCAGCTGATCTGCCCAAAGCAGAAAAGGTTCTAGTTGTTGAAAGAGTCATTGAGTCCTTGGGGCTGCAAAATGTGCGAGATTCTCTTGTTGGTACAGTGGAGAAGCGAGGAATCTCTGGTGGTCAAAGGAAACGAGTAAATGTTGGGCTGGAAATGGTCATGGAACCTTCACTTTTGATTTTAGATGAACCCACATCTGGTTTAGACAGTTCGTCTTCTCAGTTACTACTTAGAGCACTCAGACGTGAGGCTCTTGAAGGAGTAAATATTTGCATGGTCATTCACCAGCCAAG TTACTCCTTGTTCAGGATGTTTGATGATTTGATACTTCTAGCTAAAGGCGGTCTTACGGTGTATCATGGACCagtaaaaaaattggaagaGTACTTTGCCAGTCTTGGGATTACTGTCCCTGAGCGTGTTAACCCTCCAGACTACTTCATTGACATTCTGGAGGGCATAGTAAAACTAAGCTCAAGCACCGGGGTAACTTACAAAGAACTTCCCGTTAGATGGATGCTTCATAATGGATACCCAGTTCCCATGGATATGCTACAGATTGTTGATGGAATGGCAGCAGCAAATGGTGAAAATTCTAGTCCTGGACCGAACATTTCTAATGCTGAATCTGATTCACGGTCTTTTGCTGGAGAATTTTGGCAGGATGTGAAATTTAGTGTTGAGTTAAAGAAGGACAATATACAGCATAATTTCTTAAAGTCCAATGACCTATCTGACAGGAAAACCCCTAGTGTATTCCAGCAATACAGACACTTTCTTGGGAG GGTTGGTAAACAGCGGCTACGAGAAGCAAGGACATTGGCTGtggatttcttaattttattactGGCTGGAATCTGCTTAGGTACACTTGCTAAAGTGAGCGACGAAACTTTTGGATCGCTTGGTTATACGTACACAGTCATAGCAGTTT CTCTTCTTTGCAAGATTTCGGCTTTGAGATCGTTTGCACTGGATAAGTTGCATTACTGGAGAGAGAGTGCTTCTGGAATTAGTAGCTTAGCTTACTTTCTATCAAAAGATACAATTGACCATTTCAATACACTCGTCAAGCCTCTGGTTTATCTCTCTATGTTCTATTTCTTCAACAATCCTAGATCATCTGTCCTGGACAACTACATTATTTTGGTTTGTCTGGTTTACTGTGTGACTGGTATAGCTTACTCATTCGCCATCTTTCTTGAACCCGGTCCAGCACAATTG TGGTCAGTGCTTCTTCCAGTTGTTTTGACTCTCATAGCAACCAATAATAATGATAGCAAAGTTGTGGATGCTATTGCTGACTTATGCTACCCAAAGTGGGCTTTGGAAGCATTTGTAATAGCAAATGCAAAAAG ATATTCTGGAGTGTGGCTAATAACACGCTGTGGTTCACTTATGACAAGTGGCTATGATCTCAATCATTGGTATCGTTGTTTGGCCTTCCTCATCCTTACTGGAATACTATTTCGCGCTATTGCATTCTTTTTTATGGTAACCTTCCAAAAGAAGTAA